One part of the Rhodothermales bacterium genome encodes these proteins:
- a CDS encoding isoamylase early set domain-containing protein, translating to MIKKQAIKKSGEVKVTFTLPAGHPHGPSSVVGDFNGWDPLKNPFAKRSNGTFSTSVTLGAGERHHFRYLGDGNTWFDEPEADGHESTGHGTHNCVLLT from the coding sequence ATGATCAAGAAACAAGCAATCAAAAAGAGCGGAGAGGTCAAAGTGACCTTCACGCTGCCCGCCGGGCACCCGCACGGCCCCTCCTCCGTCGTCGGCGACTTCAACGGTTGGGATCCGCTCAAGAACCCGTTCGCAAAGCGGAGCAACGGCACGTTCAGCACGAGCGTCACGCTCGGCGCCGGCGAGCGGCACCACTTCCGCTACCTCGGCGATGGGAACACCTGGTTCGACGAGCCGGAAGCAGACGGGCACGAGTCGACGGGACACGGCACGCATAACT